The following proteins come from a genomic window of Macaca thibetana thibetana isolate TM-01 chromosome 15, ASM2454274v1, whole genome shotgun sequence:
- the ALDH1B1 gene encoding aldehyde dehydrogenase X, mitochondrial, with the protein MLRFLAPRLLCLQGRTARYSSAAALPSPILNPGISYNQLFINNEWQDAVSKKTFPTVNPTTGEVIGHVAEGDRADVDLAVKAAREAFRLGSPWRRMDASERGRLLNRLADLVERDRVYLASLETLDNGKPFQESYALDLDEVIKVYRYFAGWADKWHGKTIPMDGEHFCFTRHEPVGVCGQIIPWNFPLVMQGWKLAPALATGNTVVMKVAEQTPLSALYVASLIKEAGFPPGVVNIITGYGPTAGAAIAQHMDVDKVAFTGSTEVGHLIQKAAGDSNLKRVTLELGGKSPSIVLADADMEHAVEQCHEALFFNMGQCCCAGSRTFVEESIYNEFLERTVEKAKQRKVGNPFELDTQQGPQVDKEQFERVLGYIQLGQKEGAKLLCGGERFGERGFFIKPTVFGSVQDDMRIAKEEIFGPVQPLFKFKKIEEVIERANNTRYGLAAAVFTRDLDKAMYFTQALQAGTVWVNTYNIVTCHTPFGGFKESGNGRELGEDGLKAYTEVKTVTIKVLQKNS; encoded by the coding sequence ATGCTGCGCTTCCTGGCACCCCGGCTGCTTTGCCTGCAGGGCAGGACTGCCCGGTACTCCTCGGCAGCAGCCCTCCCAAGCCCCATTCTGAACCCAGGCATCTCCTACAACCAGCTGTTCATCAACAACGAATGGCAAGATGCAGTCAGCAAGAAGACTTTCCCGACGGTCAACCCTACCACCGGGGAGGTCATCGGGCACGTGGCTGAAGGTGACCGGGCTGATGTGGATCTGGCCGTGAAAGCAGCCCGGGAGGCCTTCCGCTTGGGGTCCCCATGGCGCCGGATGGATGCCTCTGAGCGGGGCCGGCTGCTGAACCGCCTGGCAGACCTAGTGGAGCGGGATCGAGTCTACTTGGCCTCACTGGAGACCTTGGACAATGGGAAGCCTTTTCAAGAGTCTTACGCCTTGGACTTGGATGAGGTCATCAAGGTGTATCGGTACTTTGCCGGCTGGGCTGACAAGTGGCATGGCAAGACGATCCCCATGGATGGTGAGCATTTCTGCTTCACCCGGCATGAGCCCGTTGGTGTCTGTGGCCAGATCATCCCATGGAACTTTCCCTTGGTAATGCAGGGTTGGAAACTCGCCCCGGCGCTTGCCACAGGCAACACTGTGGTTATGAAGGTGGCAGAGCAGACACCCCTCTCTGCCCTGTACGTGGCCTCCCTCATCAAGGAGGCGGGCTTTCCCCCTGGGGTGGTGAACATCATCACGGGCTATGGCCCAACAGCAGGTGCGGCCATCGCGCAGCACATGGATGTTGACAAAGTTGCCTTCACCGGTTCCACCGAGGTAGGCCACCTGATCCAGAAAGCAGCTGGCGATTCCAACCTCAAGAGAGTCACCCTGGAGCTGGGCGGCAAGAGCCCCAGCATCGTGCTGGCCGATGCTGACATGGAGCACGCCGTAGAGCAGTGCCACGAAGCCCTGTTCTTCAACATGGGCCAGTGCTGCTGTGCTGGCTCCCGGACCTTTGTGGAAGAATCCATCTACAATGAGTTTCTCGAGAGAACCGTGGAGAAAGCAAAGCAGAGGAAAGTGGGGAACCCCTTTGAGCTGGACACCCAGCAGGGGCCTCAGGTGGACAAGGAGCAGTTTGAACGAGTCCTAGGCTACATCCAACTTGGCCAGAAGGAGGGTGCAAAACTGCTCTGTGGTGGAGAGCGTTTTGGGGAGCGTGGTTTCTTCATCAAGCCTACTGTCTTTGGTAGCGTGCAGGATGACATGAGGATCGCCAAAGAGGAGATCTTTGGGCCTGTGCAGCCCCTGTTCAAGTTCAAGAAGATTGAGGAGGTGATTGAGAGGGCCAACAACACTAGGTATGGCCTGGCTGCGGCTGTGTTCACCCGGGACCTGGACAAGGCCATGTACTTCACCCAGGCACTCCAGGCCGGGACCGTGTGGGTAAACACCTACAACATCGTCACCTGCCACACGCCATTTGGAGGGTTTAAGGAATCTGGAAACGGGAGGGAGCTGGGTGAGGATGGGCTTAAGGCCTACACAGAGGTGAAGACGGTCACCATCAAAGTTCTTCAGAAGAACTCGTAA